The Solanum pennellii chromosome 11, SPENNV200 genome contains a region encoding:
- the LOC107003371 gene encoding ubiquitin-like-specific protease 1D, with translation MPKRSRNVVEPRRSSRLRELENRRNNRSEGECLHGLSIRRNDRSEGEHTQVASTLDSAVELRHSSRLCELSNRRNDRSEGESLCGLSNRQNDRSEGERTGNDISNGERMGNDSSKGECTENDISEGERMGNKRSEEERTGNGRSKGERTGNDRSEGEQLRELSNSRNSRSKNERSEGEPMGNDISEREHTGNNISEGERTANDQSEGERMGNYRSEEEQLCKLSNSRNSRSEGERLRRLSKRRNDRSVGKRLRRNSRSEGKLNSINFDCYLENIWRKLPEDKKNLFACLDSLWFSSYRNKRYESKVLRWIKNKDIFSKKYVFVPIVLWGHWCLLIFCHLGESLESESTTPCMLLLDSLQIADSSRFAPEIRKFVSSIFNNEERPESKQLIKNIPLLVPQVPQQRNATDCGKFVLYYISLFLENAPETFSISESYPYFMKEDWFTHDQLESFWQDLQTVNKNSSSADGNSSDSDDVICLD, from the exons ATGCCTAAAAGAAGCAGAAATG TTGTGGAGCCACGGCGTTCTTCCCGCCTCCGTGAACTGGAAAATAGAAGGAACAACAGATCAGAGGGAGAATGCCTCCATGGACTGTCAATTAGAAGGAATGACAGATCAGAGGGAGAGCACACTCAAGTAGCTTCTACACTCGATTCAGCTGTTGAGCTACGGCATTCTTCCCGCCTCTGTGAACTGTCAAATAGAAGGAATGACAGATCAGAGGGAGAAAGTCTCTGTGGACTGTCAAATAGACAGAACGATAGATCAGAGGGAGAACGCACAGGGAATGACATATCAAATGGAGAACGCATGGGAAATGACAGTTCAAAGGGAGAATGCACAGAGAATGACATATCAGAGGGAGAACGCATGGGGAACAAAAGATCGGAGGAAGAACGAACGGGGAACGGCAGATCAAAAGGAGAACGTACGGGGAACGACAGATCAGAGGGAGAACAGCTCCGTGAACTGTCAAATAGCAGGAACTCCAGATCAAAGAACGAAAGATCAGAGGGAGAACCCATGGGGAACGACATATCAGAGAGAGAACACACGGGGAACAACATATCAGAGGGAGAACGCACGGCGAACGACCAATCAGAGGGAGAACGCATGGGGAACTACAGATCAGAGGAAGAGCAGCTGTGTAAATTGTCAAATAGCAGGAACTCCAGATCAGAGGGAGAACGCCTCCGTAGACTGTCAAAAAGAAGGAACGACAGATCAGTGGGAAAACGCCTCCGAAGGAACTCCAGATCAGAGGGAAAGTTAAACTCGATCAACTTTGACTGTTACCTGGA GAATATATGGAGGAAACTACCAGAGGATAAGAAAAATTTGTTTGCATGCCTCGACTCCTTGTGGTTTTCCTCATACAGAAACAAACGGTATGAGTCTAAGGTGTTGAGATGGATTAAGAACAAAGACATATTCTcgaaaaaatatgtttttgttcCCATTGTTCTCTG GGGTCATTGGTGTCTTTTGATCTTTTGCCATCTCGGTGAAAGTCTGGAGTCAGAATCAACAACTCCCTGTATGTTGTTGCTGGATTCGTTGCAGATAGCAGACTCCTCGCGATTTGCACCTGAGATAAGAAA ATTTGTTTCCAGCATATTCAACAATGAGGAGAGGCCAGAGAGCAAGCAGCTGATTAAGAATATCCCACTATTGGTTCCTCAG GTACCGCAACAGAGAAATGCTACCGACTGTGGTAAATTTGTTTTGTACTACATTAGCCTTTTCCTAGAGAATGCTCCAGAAACTTTTAGCATTTCAGAAAGCTACCCTTACTTT ATGAAGGAAGATTGGTTTACTCATGACCAGTTAGAAAGCTTTTGGCAAGACCTGCAGACTGTGAACAAGAACTCATCATCTGCTGATGGAAACTCCTCAGATTCAGATGATGTTATATGTTTAGACTAA
- the LOC107004143 gene encoding glucan endo-1,3-beta-glucosidase: MMLPSRTALLSLFILSLLTGILPPTAVTATGSTASTTIGFTYSAAVDNSPPPEHVVTALQSLNIPAVRLLNPSPTLIRAFSYSNISLLLTVPNYLVGAFAANRTAATVWVYNNVLPFHPRARISLISVGSDVISSTGGPGISDPTTALVPAMQNLHHALIDLGIRTVSVSTTFSFINVITTAFPPSAAEFQEPVNSLVIRPVLEFLEETNSSLLMNVYPYNVYRLHGEIPISFALFQEGPFNFRDDVVTGVRYHNLFDMMVDAVIAAMAVSGYENVPLILTETGWPSNDEHMSAEESQMYAEKYLQGLISHLKSGLGTPLRKEGAAQAYIYQLFDDGPESNSKKNNLTSDGGETVHQYWGVMYHNMTMKYNIKFDNAHQISTMLGLLVPSIYSLWLLYHFFFCFAWSGLMID; the protein is encoded by the coding sequence ATGATGCTTCCCTCGAGAACTGCGCTTCTCTCTCTCTTCATTCTCTCTCTCTTAACCGGAATTCTCCCTCCTACCGCCGTGACAGCCACCGGCAGCACCGCCAGTACTACCATCGGCTTCACATACTCCGCCGCCGTGGACAACTCTCCACCACCTGAGCATGTTGTTACAGCACTTCAATCTCTCAATATCCCCGCCGTACGACTCCTCAATCCGAGTCCAACTTTAATCCGAGCATTTTCCTACTCGAACATCTCCCTTCTCCTCACTGTACCTAATTACCTCGTCGGAGCCTTCGCTGCTAATCGCACAGCTGCTACTGTATGGGTTTACAACAATGTACTTCCGTTTCATCCTCGTGCTCGGATTTCACTCATTTCAGTCGGTTCCGATGTTATCTCTTCCACCGGCGGTCCCGGAATTTCTGATCCTACCACTGCCTTAGTCCCTGCTATGCAAAACTTACACCACGCGCTTATTGATTTAGGAATTCGTACTGTTTCAGTTTCTACGACTTTCTCCTTCATCAACGTGATTACGACGGCGTTTCCTCCGTCTGCAGCTGAGTTCCAAGAGCCTGTTAATTCGCTTGTTATCAGACCTGTACTTGAGTTTTTGGAGGAAACGAATTCATCTCTGTTAATGAATGTGTATCCGTACAATGTATATCGACTCCATGGAGAGATTCCGATTAGTTTCGCTTTGTTCCAGGAAGGTCCATTTAACTTCCGTGATGATGTTGTTACAGGTGTTAGGTATCATAATCTGTTTGATATGATGGTTGATGCTGTAATTGCTGCAATGGCGGTTTCAGGCTATGAGAATGTTCCCCTGATTTTGACGGAAACAGGGTGGCCAAGTAATGATGAGCACATGAGTGCAGAGGAGAGTCAGATGTACGCTGAGAAATACTTACAAGGACTGATTTCACATTTGAAATCTGGCCTTGGAACTCCACTCAGGAAGGAAGGTGCTGCTCAGGCTTACATTTACCAGTTGTTTGACGACGGGCCTGAATCAAATTCGAAGAAGAACAACTTAACCTCTGATGGTGGTGAAACAGTGCATCAGTACTGGGGAGTGATGTACCATAACATGACCATGAAGTACAACATCAAGTTTGACAATGCTCATCAAATTTCCACAATGCTTGGTTTACTCGTTCCCTCAATCTATTCTCTATGGCTTCTTTACCATTTCTTCTTCTGTTTTGCTTGGTCTGGATTGATGATTGACTAG
- the LOC107004451 gene encoding calmodulin-like has protein sequence MADQLTDDQISEFKEAFSLFDKDGDGCITTKELGTVMRSLGQNPTEAELQDMINEVDADGNGTIDFPEFLNLMARKMKDTDSEEELKEAFRVFDKDQNGFISAAELRHVMTNLGEKLTDEEVDEMIREADVDGDGQINYDEFVKVMMAKRRMKMVQSKSMKPISQSNGRKGRKRDRCIIL, from the exons ATGGCGGATCAGCTCACTGACGATCAGATCTCGGAGTTCAAAGAAGCTTTTAGCCTATTCGACAAGGATGGAGATG GTTGCATCACAACTAAGGAGCTTGGAACCGTGATGCGGTCATTGGGGCAGAACCCAACTGAGGCTGAGCTTCAAGACATGATCAATGAAGTTGATGCTGATGGGAATGGGACCATTGACTTCCCTGAGTTCCTTAACCTGATGGCTCGCAAGATGAAGGACACTGATTCTGAGGAGGAGCTCAAGGAAGCTTTTAGAGTGTTTGACAAGGATCAGAATGGATTTATCTCTGCTGCTGAGCTTCGCCATGTCATGACTAACCTAGGTGAGAAGCTTACAGACGAAGAGGTTGATGAGATGATTCGTGAAGCTGATGTGGATGGTGATGGACAGATCAACTATGACGAGTTTGTCAAGGTCATGATGGCCAA GAGGCGAATGAAGATGGTACAAAGTAAAAGTATGAAACCCATTTCACagagcaatggaagaaaaggcCGAAAGAGAGATCGATGCATAATCCTTTGA
- the LOC107004450 gene encoding uncharacterized protein LOC107004450 — protein sequence MGRPGLRNYDDHYEARRGNRKRAKYSGEVKFSDNRRQKISRLENVDADYVEFVKLLYNYDINSQSYTNEHGNNVSYDEVEDEDDTDPQYKIFLANAKRDGRSYILNLNRKDEFPVSIRYEKESACNNGCKCFCCQKQKDMETQKDAVDEAISLNICSKDELKNWRFPRTDPRYDSNRSMGGMDVIFEPSDPTSQRNNENMSRKLSTGQCGASKRQGKCETKIKSCEEKMVEKGSKLVHVRDKEKASDVGEDYALLLENLQCEKWGMKASLSGCNIKYEASDDDLEILYDSNDMLKKKREPSEFRKKVTDLLKKPYNPKEYKELWTYVNDQKPVERNMESRRGGVKSYKTKKMGKSYLEYYTDLKERLEVVGNNERKKLKIMRGFSFWLQNLTNAGAFKPWNDTEFLALVAGSS from the exons ATGGGTCGACCAGGATTGAGGAATTATGACGATCATTATGAAGCAAGACGTGGAAACAGAAAGAGAGCAAAATATTCCGGTGAAGTAAAGTTTAGTGACAATCGCAGGCAAAAGATTTCAAGATTAGAGAATGTTGATGCGGATTATGTTGAGTTTGTGAAGCTACTCTACAACTATGATATAAATTCTCAGTCATACACAAATGAACATGGAAATAATGTCAGCTATGATGAGGTTGAGGATGAGGATGATACTGACCCGCAGTACAAGATATTTTTGGCTAATGCCAAGCGTGATGGGAGGTCATATATCCTTAACCTCAATAGAAAGGATGAGTTTCCTGTGTCCATTAGGTATGAAAAAGAGAGTGCGTGTAATAATGGGTGCAAATGTTTCTGTTGTCAAAAACAGAAAGATATGGAGACTCAAAAGGATGCTGTGGATGAGGCAATCTCACTCAATATATGTAGCAAAGATGAGCTAAAAAATTGGAGATTTCCAAGGACTGATCCCAGGTATGATAGCAATAGATCCATGGGAGGCATGGATGTGATATTTGAGCCTTCCGATCCTACTTCTCAGAGAAACAATGAGAATATGAGCCGGAAGCTTAGCACGGGGCAATGTGGTGCATCCAAGAGGCAGGGGAAGTGTGAGACTAAGATAAAGTCGTGTGAGGAGAAGATGGTGGAAAAAGGGAGTAAACTAGTACATGTCAGAGACAAAGAAAAAGCATCTGATGTAGGTGAAGATTATGCGTTACTTCTGGAGAATCTTCAATGTGAAAAATGGGGCATGAAAGCCTCGTTAAGCGGCTGCAATATCAAGTATGAAGCTTCTGATGATGACCTTGAAATCCTTTACGACAGTAATGATATGCTCAAGAAG AAACGTGAGCCGTCTGAGTTCAGGAAGAAAGTCACAGATCTTCTGAAGAAGCCTTACAATCCAAAGGAGTACAAAGAACTATGGACATATGTCAATGATCAAAAACCAGTGGAAAGGAATATGGAATCGCGTAGAGGGGGAGTGAAGTCTTACAAGACAAAGAAAATGGGAAAATCATATCTGGAGTACTATACAG ACCTTAAGGAAAGACTTGAAGTAGTTGGTAATAACGAGAGGAAGAAGTTGAAGATCATGCGTGGCTTTTCGTTTTGGTTACAG AATCTCACTAACGCAGGAGCCTTCAAACCATGGAACGATACTGAGTTTCTTGCACTGGTAGCTGGATCTAGTTAA
- the LOC107004452 gene encoding 40S ribosomal protein S13, whose amino-acid sequence MGRMHSRGKGISASALPYKRTPPSWLKISAPDVEDNICKFAKKGLTPSQIGVILRDSHGIAQVKSVTGSKILRILKAHGLAPEIPEDLYHLIKKAVAIRKHLERNRKDKDSKFRLILVESRIHRLARYYKKTKKLPPVWKYESTTASTLVA is encoded by the exons ATGGGTCGTATGCACAGTCGCGG TAAGGGTATCTCAGCGTCGGCTCTTCCTTACAAGAGAACTCCTCCAAGTTGGCTTAAGATCTCTGCTCCAGAT GTGGAGGACAATATCTGCAAGTTTGCGAAAAAAGGATTGACACCTTCACAAATTGGTGTGATTCTTCGTGATTCTCATGGAATTGCTCAAGTCAAGAGTGTCACCGGGAGCAAGATTTTGCGTATCCTCAAAGCTCACg GACTTGCTCCTGAGATCCCGGAGGATCTATACCACCTTATTAAGAAGGCAGTTGCCATCAGGAAGCATTTGGAGAGGAACAGAAAGGACAAGGATTCCAAGTTCCGCTTGATTTTGGTGGAGAGTAGGATTCACCGCCTTGCTCGTTATTACAAGAAAACTAAGAAGCTTCCACCTGTCTGGAAATA TGAGTCTACCACAGCAAGTACACTAGTAGCTTAA
- the LOC107004453 gene encoding probable calcium-binding protein CML13: MGKDLSNDQISSMKEAFTLFDTDGDGKISPSELGILMRSLGGNPTQAQLKSIIAEEKLTSPFDFNRFMELMSKHLKPEPFDRQLRDAFKVLDKDGTGYVVVSDLKHILTSIGEKLEPSEFDEWIREVDAGSDGKIRYEDFIARMVAK, encoded by the coding sequence ATGGGGAAAGATCTGAGCAACGATCAAATCTCCTCCATGAAGGAGGCATTCACTCTCTTCGATACCGACGGAGACGGCAAAATCTCACCGTCGGAGCTAGGTATCCTAATGCGTTCACTCGGAGGTAATCCGACTCAAGCTCAACTCAAATCAATAATCGCCGAGGAAAAACTCACATCGCCGTTCGATTTCAACCGGTTTATGGAACTCATGTCGAAACACTTGAAGCCGGAGCCATTTGATCGCCAATTACGCGATGCGTTCAAGGTACTTGATAAAGACGGTACTGGTTACGTTGTTGTTTCGGATCTAAAGCATATTTTAACTAGTATTGGTGAGAAGCTTGAGCCTTCGGAATTTGATGAGTGGATCCGAGAAGTTGATGCTGGATCCGATGGTAAGATCCGGTATGAAGATTTCATTGCTAGGATGGTTGCCAAGTGA
- the LOC107003072 gene encoding 65-kDa microtubule-associated protein 3-like yields MSTPQNDPLLQTETTCGLLLHELQIIWDEVGECDTERDRMLFEIERECLEVYRRKVDQANKSRAQLRQAIADSEAELAAICSAMGERPVHMKQSDKSQGGLKAELRAVLPELEEMRKRKSDRKNQFIEVFKQIQMIKNEISRITSASLVVDESDLSLRKLEEFHTELHALQKDKSERLKLVLGHLGTLKSLCSVLGMDFEHTINEVDPSFGESEEAKNICNDTIQNLAATIQRLQEVKLQRMQRLQDLTTSMLELWNLMDTPIEEQQLFQNVTCKIAAKEHEITEPNMLSMEFITYVEEEVGRLEELKASKMKELVLKKKSELEEIYRKTHMVGDSDSALNIAIEAIESGAVDDADAVLEQIELQIAQVKEEAFSRKDILDRVEKWIAACEEECWLEEYNRDENRYNAGRGTHLTLKRAEKARALVNKLPAMVEALASKTKAWENERGTQFSYDGIPLLSMLEEYTILREEKELERKKQRDQKKLQGQLMAEQESLYGSKPSPMKNQSAKKGPKLSCGGAPSNRRLSLGGTMQQTCKTELPYSTKATPNTRQAKKSERFHQLDQFNHPTDDGFRALSTGRRGGLGIDELPSKKQLISALNGSEVETAVMRKPFSPISSKGSSKSNATNILGDMNRKHNETMIKTPLSNHTTPVSTPVKSISTYEEEYRTPSKAMPIPVPSTPSTVSVPMQTTTPGPAVVTPYNSKLVENTHVKEEIEYSFEESRLEFYLQRTHI; encoded by the exons ATGTCAACTCCTCAAAATGATCCACTCCTGCAAACAGAAACAACATGTGGGTTGTTGCTACATGAACTGCAG aTTATATGGGATGAAGTTGGGGAGTGTGACACTGAAAGGGACAGAATGCTATTTGAGATCGAAAGAGAATGTCTCGAAGTGTACAGACGTAAAGTGGACCAAGCAAACAAAAGCAGAGCTCAACTAAGGCAGGCGATTGCTGATTCTGAAGCAGAGCTTGCAGCTATCTGTTCAGCAATGGGGGAGCGACCAGTGCATATGAAACAG TCTGACAAGAGCCAAGGAGGTTTGAAGGCGGAACTTAGGGCTGTTCTTCCAGAACTTGAGGAGATGCGGAAGAGGAAATCTGACAGAAAGAATCAATTCATTGAAGTTTTCAAGCAGATACAgatgattaagaatgaaatcTCTAGGATTACTTCTGCAAGCTTGGTCGTGGATGAAAGTGATTTATCATTACGAAAGCTCGAAGAATTTCATACGGAACTTCATGCCCTTCAAAAAGATAAG AGTGAACGTTTGAAACTGGTTCTGGGTCACTTGGGTACTTTAAAATCACTATGCTCGGTTCTTGGCATGGATTTTGAACATACTATCAATGAGGTTGATCCAAGTTTTGGGGAATCAGAAGAAGCTAAGAACATTTGTAATGATACCATCCAAAATTTAGCAGCTACAATACAAAGACTACAAGAAGTTAAGTTACAAAGGATGCAACGG CTGCAAGATCTTACTACGTCCATGTTGGAACTATGGAACTTGATGGATACACCTATTGAAGAGCAACAGTTATTTCAGAATGTCACATGTAAAATTGCTGCCAAAGAACATGAGATAacagagcctaacatgttgtcTATGGAATTCATTACTTAT gttgaagaagaagtgGGCCGTTTGGAAGAATTGAAAGCAAGCAAAATGAAGGAGCTTGTTCTGAAGAAGAAGTCAGAACTAGAGGAGATCTACAGAAAAACACATATGGTTGGTGATTCAGACAGTGCATTGAATATAGCTATTGAAGCTATTGAATCTG GAGCTGTCGATGATGCTGATGCTGTCCTTGAACAAATTGAACTCCAAATAGCTCAAGTTAAAGAGGAAGCTTTTAGCAGGAAAGACATTCTAGACAGAGTCGAGAAATGGATCGCTGCATGTGAGGAGGAGTGTTGGCTTGAGGAGTATAACAGg GACGAAAATCGCTACAATGCTGGACGAGGCACCCACCTAACTCTAAAGCGTGCTGAGAAAGCTCGTGCTTTGGTTAATAAACTTCCAG CAATGGTGGAGGCATTGGCCTCAAAAACAAAAGCTTGGGAAAACGAGAGAGGAACTCAATTCTCGTATGATGGT ATTCCTCTCCTTTCTATGCTTGAAGAGTATACCATCTTGCGTGAAGAAAAGGAGCTAGAACGTAAGAAGCAAAGG GACCAGAAGAAACTTCAGGGACAGTTAATGGCAGAACAAGAGTCTCTTTATGGCTCAAAACCCAGCCCTATGAAGAACCAAAGTGCCAAAAAAGGTCCTAAATTGTCATGCGGTGGTGCTCCGAGCAATAGAAGGCTTTCACTTGGAGGAACAATGCAGCAAACTTGTAAAACTGAACTCCCTTATTCCACTAAAGCTACCCCAAACACACGTCAAGCAAAGAAGTCTGAGCGCTTTCATCAACTTGACCAATTTAATCATCCTACTGATGATGGATTTAGAGCTTTATCAACAG GGAGGAGAGGAGGTTTGGGTATAGATGAACTTCCTTCGAAAAAGCAGCTCATCAGTGCACTAAATGGTTCAGAAGTCGAGACAGCAGTAATGCGGAAGCCTTTCTCACCCATTTCTTCTAAAGGTTCTTCCAAGTCCAATGCAACAAATATCTTGGGAGATATGAACAGAAAACATAATGAAACGATGATAAAGACCCCGCTTAGTAACCATACTACACCAGTCTCCACTCCTGTAAAGTCAATTTCTACTTATGAAGAAGAGTACAGAACTCCTTCTAAAGCAATGCCGATTCCCGTGCCTTCTACTCCCTCAACCGTATCTGTTCCAATGCAGACGACAACACCAGGTCCTGCTGTTGTTACACCTTACAATTCGAAGCTCGTTGAAAACACCCATGTGAAGGAGGAGATAGAGTATTCCTTTGAGGAGAGTCGGCTTGAGTTTTACCTTCAGAGAACACATATTTAG